A single window of Qipengyuania sediminis DNA harbors:
- the mutM gene encoding bifunctional DNA-formamidopyrimidine glycosylase/DNA-(apurinic or apyrimidinic site) lyase, with amino-acid sequence MPELPEVETTVRGLARVLEGQRIERVVPRRADLRRAFPPDLVQALTGARVTGLGRRAKYGLIHTNRGRTLVFHLGMSGRWRIDPETLGPHDHLVLETPAHRLALNDARRFGSIDLVEEAALGQWPPFAALGPEPLGEALTAAHLRAAMRARKPAIKVLLLDQRVVAGLGNIYVCEALWRAAIHPRKAGGKVTGPQLARLVPAIRAVLEQSIADGGSTLRDFARPDGELGYFASRFDVYGREGKPCARADGGTIRRIVQGGRSTWYCPRCQR; translated from the coding sequence ATGCCCGAACTGCCCGAAGTCGAAACCACGGTCCGGGGGCTCGCCAGGGTGCTGGAAGGCCAGCGCATCGAACGGGTCGTCCCGCGTCGCGCGGACCTGCGCCGCGCCTTCCCGCCCGATCTCGTCCAGGCGCTTACCGGCGCGCGGGTTACAGGTCTCGGGCGGCGGGCGAAATACGGGCTGATCCATACGAACCGCGGGCGCACGCTCGTCTTCCATCTCGGCATGAGCGGGCGCTGGCGGATCGATCCCGAAACGCTCGGGCCGCACGACCATCTGGTGCTGGAGACACCCGCGCACCGGCTGGCGCTGAACGACGCGCGCCGGTTCGGCTCGATCGATCTGGTGGAGGAAGCGGCCCTCGGCCAATGGCCCCCCTTCGCCGCTCTCGGCCCCGAACCGCTCGGCGAAGCGCTGACGGCAGCGCATCTGCGCGCCGCCATGCGCGCCCGAAAGCCGGCGATCAAGGTTCTGCTGCTTGATCAGCGGGTGGTCGCGGGCCTCGGCAACATCTACGTGTGCGAGGCGCTGTGGCGCGCAGCGATACATCCGCGCAAGGCGGGAGGCAAAGTCACCGGGCCGCAGCTTGCCCGGCTGGTCCCGGCGATCCGCGCGGTGCTGGAGCAGTCGATCGCGGATGGCGGCAGCACCCTTCGCGACTTCGCGCGTCCCGATGGCGAGCTCGGCTATTTTGCCAGCCGCTTCGACGTCTACGGGCGGGAGGGCAAGCCTTGCGCCCGGGCGGACGGCGGCACCATTCGCCGCATCGTGCAGGGCGGGCGCAGCACCTGGTACTGTCCACGCTGCCAGCGCTAA
- the rpsT gene encoding 30S ribosomal protein S20 codes for MANTPQAKKRIRRNQTRAAINGARISRIRTFLKKVESAIASGNADEAKAALGAAQPELARGVARGVLHRNTASRKMSRLSKRVAAL; via the coding sequence ATGGCCAATACGCCGCAAGCCAAGAAGCGCATCCGCCGCAACCAGACCCGTGCCGCGATCAATGGCGCGCGCATCAGCCGCATCCGCACGTTCTTGAAAAAGGTCGAAAGTGCGATTGCGAGCGGCAATGCCGATGAGGCGAAGGCGGCGCTCGGGGCTGCGCAGCCGGAACTGGCGCGCGGAGTCGCGCGCGGCGTGCTTCATCGCAACACTGCGAGCCGCAAGATGAGCCGCTTGTCGAAGCGCGTCGCCGCGCTCTGA
- the dnaA gene encoding chromosomal replication initiator protein DnaA has product MRDDTIEDSEAVNLAADWADISQGLRKDLGHQLHSQWIKPIQLGPRCPQTGTLELYLPTEFSANWVRDRFADRLALAWKIASAEVRAVNISVLPGRRQVAELRLHTDGRRPANDGADPAMRAVAADTIGALGFTASVGLDPALTFAAFVTGEANVLAANAAQRMAMAEKPQFAPLYLKAATGQGKTHLLHAIGHAFLLAHPRARIFYCSAERFMVEFVQALKTKQTLEFKARLRSFDLLLVDDIQFIIGKESAQEELLYTIDALLAEGKRLVFAADRAPQALDGVEPRLLSRLSMGLVADMAAADIELRRKILEAKLVRFAPLEVPADVIDFLARTVTRNVRELVGGLNKLIAYAQLTGQEVCLQLAEEQLTDILSANRKRITIDEIQRTVCQFYRIDRAEMSSKRRARAVVRPRQVAMYLAKVLTPRSYPEIGRKFGGRDHSTVIHAVRLIEDLRTRDADMDGDVRSLLRQLES; this is encoded by the coding sequence ATGCGCGATGACACGATCGAGGATAGCGAGGCCGTCAACCTCGCGGCCGATTGGGCTGATATCAGCCAGGGCCTGCGCAAGGATCTGGGGCACCAGCTGCACAGCCAGTGGATCAAGCCGATCCAGCTCGGCCCCCGCTGCCCGCAGACCGGCACGCTCGAGCTTTACCTGCCGACCGAATTCAGCGCCAACTGGGTGCGTGACCGCTTCGCCGACCGCCTGGCGCTCGCGTGGAAGATCGCTTCGGCCGAAGTCCGCGCCGTCAATATCAGCGTTCTTCCCGGCCGGCGCCAGGTCGCCGAACTCAGGCTTCACACCGATGGCCGCCGCCCGGCAAACGACGGTGCCGATCCCGCCATGCGCGCGGTCGCGGCCGATACCATCGGCGCGCTTGGCTTTACCGCAAGCGTCGGGCTCGACCCGGCGCTGACCTTCGCCGCCTTTGTGACGGGGGAGGCGAACGTGCTCGCCGCAAACGCCGCGCAGCGCATGGCGATGGCGGAAAAGCCGCAGTTCGCGCCGCTCTATCTCAAGGCTGCGACCGGGCAGGGCAAGACCCACTTGCTGCACGCGATCGGGCACGCCTTCCTTCTGGCGCATCCGCGCGCGCGCATCTTCTACTGCAGCGCCGAGCGTTTCATGGTCGAATTCGTCCAGGCGCTGAAGACCAAGCAGACGCTGGAGTTCAAGGCGCGCCTGCGCAGCTTCGACCTGCTGCTGGTCGACGACATCCAGTTCATCATCGGCAAGGAAAGCGCGCAGGAGGAATTGCTCTACACGATCGACGCGCTGCTGGCCGAGGGCAAGCGGCTGGTCTTCGCCGCCGACCGCGCGCCGCAGGCGCTCGACGGGGTCGAGCCGCGGCTGCTCTCGCGCCTCTCCATGGGTCTCGTCGCCGACATGGCGGCCGCCGATATCGAGCTCCGGCGCAAGATTCTGGAAGCGAAACTGGTTCGATTCGCGCCCCTGGAGGTGCCCGCGGATGTTATCGACTTCCTCGCGCGCACCGTCACGCGCAACGTCCGCGAGCTGGTAGGCGGGCTCAACAAGCTGATCGCCTATGCCCAGCTCACCGGACAGGAGGTCTGCCTTCAGCTCGCCGAGGAGCAGCTCACCGACATCCTCTCGGCCAATCGCAAGCGCATCACCATCGACGAGATTCAGCGCACGGTGTGCCAGTTCTACCGCATCGACCGGGCCGAGATGTCGAGCAAGCGCCGCGCCCGCGCCGTGGTCCGCCCGCGCCAGGTGGCGATGTATCTCGCCAAGGTCCTGACCCCGCGCAGCTATCCCGAGATCGGGCGCAAGTTCGGCGGGCGCGACCATTCGACCGTGATCCATGCGGTCCGCCTGATCGAGGATCTGCGCACCCGCGATGCCGACATGGACGGCGATGTGAGGAGCCTGCTGCGCCAGCTCGAAAGCTGA